In the Quercus lobata isolate SW786 chromosome 5, ValleyOak3.0 Primary Assembly, whole genome shotgun sequence genome, one interval contains:
- the LOC115993056 gene encoding F-box/LRR-repeat protein At3g58900-like codes for MDGSGLTQQPKKQKLNEELDVVDKTIKCLHNLPEEILRYILSLLPTKDAIRTSVLCKRWEYLWTSIPNLDFKGSEPAKRKHFMNFVERVLLLRDSSDIKTFTLYCDVLRDASHVSAWISAAVRRNVQQLDISLYNFREPFSLPHSLFTCMSLTELELEMPFLEELDLEYCNWVNIKVMHQFLLIGPFRDKGKLPTACMFFLQGSIE; via the exons ATGGATGGAAGCGGTCTTACTCAACAACCCAAAAAGCAGAAGCTAAATGAAGAACTAGACGTTGTTGACAAGACAATCAAATGCTTACATAATTTACCGGAGGAGATTCTTCGATACATCCTATCCCTACTTCCAACAAAAGATGCTATTAGGACTAGCGTACTTTGCAAGAGGTGGGAATACCTCTGGACCTCCATTCCCAATCTTGATTTTAAAGGGTCGGAGCCGGCTAAGAGAAAGCATTTCATGAATTTTGTGGAAAGAGTGCTTCTTCTTCGCGACTCTTCTGATATAAAAACATTCACTCTCTATTGTGATGTGCTACGTGATGCATCTCATGTAAGTGCGTGGATCTCTGCTGCAGTAAGGCGTAATGTTCAACAGCTGGATATTAGCCTTTACAATTTCAGAGAGCCATTTTCATTGCCTCATAGCTTGTTTACTTGTATGTCACTGACAGAGTTAGAACTTGAAATGCCTT TCCTTGAGGAGTTGGACTTAGAGTATTGCAACTGGGTGAATATTAAGGTT ATGCATCAATTTTTGTTGATTGGTCCCTTCAGAGACAAAGGCAAGTTGCCCACCGCATGTATGTTCTTCTTACAGGGTTCTATAGAGTAA
- the LOC115991119 gene encoding F-box/FBD/LRR-repeat protein At5g56420-like, translating into MDGSGLTQQPKKPELNEELDVVDRNIKCLHNLPEEILRYILSLLPTKDAIRTSVLCKRWEYLWTSIPNLHFDGLELAKRKHFMNFVERVLLLRDSSDIKTFTLYCDVLHDASHASAWISAAVRRNVQQLDIRLCNFREPFSLPHSLFTCMTLTELELEMPCILKLPPTICFTNLKTLKFRYVTFSSEYLTQKLFSGLPVLEDLDLRDCNWVNIKVVSISAPKLLDISITEDTENQNDEKGCQVLISGVSLNVFYYYGEFYNEYRVYNSSSLVDASIFVAWSPHRQRQVAHRMYVLLTGFYSVKKLLLTDQALEALTYAEVVELLPHMPIFKNLEHLAFDESLVNLDSVALLKILQKSPHLKKMEFYGVINLSSDDERNDRILDPVPPCFLSQLNCIEVYKYTGNEEELSAVKILLKNAVVLDKLVITCSHHFANDLENLKKVHEQLLKLPRGSKHCELVFD; encoded by the exons ATGGATGGAAGTGGTCTTACtcaacaacccaaaaaaccGGAGCTAAATGAAGAACTAGACGTTGTTGACAGGAACATCAAATGCTTACATAATTTACCGGAGGAGATTCTTCGATACATCCTATCCCTACTTCCAACAAAAGATGCTATTAGAACTAGCGTACTTTGCAAGAGGTGGGAATACCTCTGGACCTCCATTCCCAATCTTCATTTTGATGGGTTGGAGCTGGCTAAGAGAAAGCATTTCATGAATTTTGTGGAAAGAGTGCTTCTTCTTCGCGACTCTTCTGATATAAAAACATTCACTCTCTATTGTGATGTGTTACATGATGCATCTCATGCAAGTGCGTGGATCTCTGCTGCAGTAAGGCGTAATGTTCAACAGCTGGATATTAGGCTTTGCAATTTCAGAGAACCATTTTCATTGCCTCATAGCTTGTTTACTTGTATGACACTGACAGAGTTAGAACTTGAAATGCCTTGTATCCTCAAACTTCCTCCTACAATTTGCTTCACAAATCTCAAGACCTTAAAGTTTAGATATGTTACATTTTCCAGTGAGTACTTAACCCAGAAGCTTTTTTCTGGACTGCCAGTCCTTGAGGATTTGGACTTAAGGGATTGCAACTGGGTGAATATTAAGGTTGTGAGTATTTCTGCTCCAAAACTTCTTGATATTAGCATAACCGAAGATACAGAAAATCAGAATGATGAAAAGGGTTGTCAGGTCTTGATTTCTGGAGTTAGTCtcaatgtattttattattatggtGAATTCTACAATGAATACCGTGTATACAACTCATCCTCACTTGTAGATGCATCAATTTTTGTTGCTTGGTCTCCTCATAGACAAAGGCAAGTTGCCCACCGCATGTATGTTCTTCTTACAGGGTTCTATAGCGTAAAAAAACTATTACTTACAGACCAGGCTCTTGAG GCTTTAACATATGCAGAAGTTGTAGAACTCCTACCTCATATGCCTATCTTCAAAAACTTGGAGCATTTGGCATTCGATGAATCGCTGGTTAATCTTGACAGTGTAGCACTGTTGAAGATATTGCAAAAATCTCCGCATCTTAAGAAAATGGAATTTTATGGG GTGATCAATCTATCCTCAGATGATGAAAGGAATGATAGAATACTGGATCCAGTGCCTCCATGTTTCTTGTCACAGCTCAATTGCATTGAAGTTTATAAATATACGGGAAACGAGGAGGAGCTATCTGCTGTAAAGATTTTACTCAAGAATGCAGTGGTATTGGACAAATTGGTCATAACTTGTTCACATCATTTTGCAAACGACTTAGAGAATCTGAAGAAGGTTCACGAACAGTTATTGAAGCTACCCAGAGGGTCAAAACATTGTGAATTGGTTTTTGATTAG